From Cherax quadricarinatus isolate ZL_2023a unplaced genomic scaffold, ASM3850222v1 Contig926, whole genome shotgun sequence:
cgatttgaacaaattaatgtcttggtctgagaaatggcagatgaagtttaatgtggataagtgtaaggtacttgcccttggtaatgaaaataaccctcgaagctataatctaggtgaagtagagcttggtcatacagaatgtgaaaaagacttgggagtcatggtaagcagaaatctaaagccaagacagcagtgcctcagtgtgcgcaacaaggccaacagattacttggatttatctcaagaagtataagtaacagaagtccaaaagttattttacagctctatacatcactagtgaggcctcatttagattatgctgctcagttttggtccccttactacaggatggacatagactcattagagaacatacagagaagaatgactaaaatgatttactgtgtaaggaacctcccgtatgaagatagacttaaagccttaaatctccactctctagagaggcgtagaatgaggggagatatcattgaagtgtataagtggatgacgggcataaacaagggagacattaataaagtactgagggtgtcgaaccaggtaagaaccaggaataatggatttaagttggataaatttagatttagaaaggacataggtaagtactggttttctaacagagttgtagatgcgtggaacagtcttcccagtggggtgatagaggctaggaccttgggtagctttaagaagagactggacaaatatatgagtgggaggggctgggtttgattggtgttggggggtgcgggagttgtttcttgagtagctttaggtagatgtcgttttgatgaggacctgcctcgtatgggccagtaggccttctgcagtgttcctacattcttatgttcttatgttcttatgtcaccgtagttgtttaatatatttatagatggggttgtaagagaagtaaatgcgagagtcttggcaagaggcgtggagttaaaagataaagaatcacacataaagtgggagttgtcacagttgctctttgctgatggcactgtgctcttgggagattctgaagagaagttgcagaggttgatgggtgaatttggtagggtatgcaaaagaaaattaaaagtgaatacaggaaagagtaaggttatgaggataaaaagattaggtgatgaaagattggatatcaggttggagggagagagtatggaggaggtgaatgtattcagatatttgggagtggacgtgtcagcaaatgggtctatgaaagatgaggtgaatcatagaattgatgaggggaaaagggtgagcggtacacttaggagtctggagacaaagaactttgtccttggaggcaaagaggggaatgtatgagagtatagttttaccaacgctcttatatgggtgtgaagcatgggtgatgaatgttgcagcgaggagaaggctggaggcagtggagatgtcatgtctgagggcaatgtgtggtgtgaatataatgcaaagaattcgtagtttggaagttaggaggaggtgcgggattaccaaaactgttgtccagagggctgaggaagggttgttgaggtggttcggacatgtagagagaatggagcgaaacagcgacttcaagagtgtatcagtttgtagtgggaggaagacggggtaggggtcggcctaataaaggttggagggagggggtaaaggaggttttgtgtgcgaggggcttggacttccagcaggcatgcgtgagcgtgtttgataggagtgaatggagacaaatggttaatacctgacgtgctgttggagtgtgagcaacgtaacatttatgaagggattcagggaaaccggcaggccggactcgagtcctggagatgggaagtacagtgcctgcactctgaaggagggctgttaatgttacagtttaaaaactgtagtgtaaagcacccttctggcaagacagtgatggagtgaatgatggtgaaagtttttctttttcgggccaccctgccttggtgggaatcggccagtgtgttaataataaaaattaataataatatttactatttagctattatcgcaaatatcagcaatataaaattatatgaaaaggtaatatacattatatacattgtgacccattcagggattGTGACAAATGGAAACACCTTGACGTTCTACACGATTTGTCTAGGTCAGCAACGTGATACATTGTCACGTTTGCACCATATGTAAATGTTTATGTATGTTGATACATACACGTGTGCAATAATCAGTAACAAGCAGTAAAAGATGCAGAACTACAGGgaagagttgaatgatagttctcGGCCTTTATTATTGCAGCCAACACATTTTCacgagcttgcaatgttgcagagggAATAGTAAGTCCAAGCAGGTGCGTCCATGTAACGTACAAAATTCCACCTCTGTCGAAATTCGGTATATCTCAGCTCTTTTACCTCTTTCATTCTCTCCACATCTACCTCATACTCCTGCTCACTCCTGTACGATATTATCCCTGCTCAgtacatgaaattaccgcctctcctTCGTTGTCATAACATTCAACGACTCGTCTatatattctctccatcttcttaGTGCCTACACCTCCCCAACTAAGATATCTTTAGTTTTTAACTCCTAAGTTTAATTTCTCctttaatttaatttaacctgCCTCTTACCCACTGATACCAGTCTTGTACTCCATCTAACCTTACGCTTACTGTTGCCACTTCTAAATAATGACTTGATGTATATGTCACTCTTGTAAAAGAATGCACATTACATCCCTTAGTCTACTCATTAAATTTGTCTATTAATACAATCTAAGAACCTGCTATCATTTCTCCATATATCAAGTTTCATATCTGCATTATGgtggtagaattacagacaatatgttaggtaaagaaacaattgcaactaatgtgacattttatcgtggcaacgtttcgctctccaggagctttgtcaaacgaaaccttgccacaataaaatgtcacataatttgcacttgtgttcttttacctaacaaattTCATATCTATCCTCTTTTGATCGAATTTAGCATTACTTATATAGAAAGGGAGTTCGATAGTAAGTCAAGAATGAGCCCCTTTATTTTCATTTGTCCCCTGGTACTCAAGGGGACAAATAATTCCTGAAAACAGTTCCTGACtaaccgggttgtggtgcatacgttggactgcgtggcGGCGGGCACAAACAGCTTCATCGATCAAGGATCAACAGCTTCATCGACCAGGAAGCCTGGTATGGGACCAGCCCTCGGGAAAGTGGGGAGGGGACACTAAGTAACGCACAGGTAACTTAACCATCTACAACTATCTCACCCACTTTAGCAATTAGGTCCCAACTGCAATAATTCTCTTGCTTGGCTCTAAATTCTATAAACACACAGTAATCACCTCCCAAAATTTCTCTTCTACATACCGCTCGCCCTCATATGCATACACACTCTAACCTACTTCTCTTTTCTTTCCATAATTGATCATTTATTATTACAGTTACTCCTTCCATAACTCTGATTCTCTCAGGTATACCCGATCAAAATACATTTACCCCTTCCTCAATGAAATTTTCGTCTCTGACTTCTTTTTAGTAACTGAATATAGGAGTTAATAGCCCCCTTTCTCACGCCCTTTTAATCGCcttttacgacatgcatggcaaCGTAAAAATATAGAGATTTTCCTTTGGCCCCGTGCGAGGTGTAGTGAGGAGGGTGTGTGAAGGGAGCTATGGTTAGTGCTTGCCTAGCATCTACTGGTGACGGAGGTGTGGCACTGCCTCCGCTTGCCACATTACTGTTGCTCGCGCAGTACCGCGAATATCTAAGTACCCGATCCCAGGAAAATGTTACACGACTGGTGTATCCTGAGCACAGGTAACACCAGCACTGAAGATGGGTTTGAATGGCttatgttggtgggtggcagcggTAAGCCAGAGTGTTGTGGGGttggctgtggtggtgctgttgctgcctctTGTGGTGCCTGTGCTGATGGTGCTGTGGACGTGGAGGtgtctggtgctgctgatggtgcagGCTATCTATGGAGGCGGAGTGTACGTGGCCTCTGGCATGGAGGCACTGTTTACACTAGACTCGTGCAGCGCTCGGGCAGTGATCAGCGGTGTGGCAGTCCTGCGGGGCAAAATTAGCGTAGCCGCCGTCAGGAAGTTTCTCGCTGAGCGCATCACCGATGCTCGTGATGACCGCggccgtttcagacacccaaattTCCGACAGGTGGTTGAGAAGCGGTGTGGCGTGGTGGTGTGGATCCCCGAAAACAACTTCCACGTGGACAAACACGTGAGCGAGCTGCAGCTGGACTGTCGTCCTCGATTACTACAAGATGAAGACGACTTGCTGAGCGAAATGAGCGCCCGCACCAACCTTCCCTTCCCGCGAGGTCTAGCTAGGTGGGAGGTGCTCGTGGCTCCACTTAAAAGGTTTGGCACTGACAAAGAGAATATAGGGGAGTGGCAACACACTGCAGTGATAGTGCGGCTTCACCATGCCCATGGTGATGGTCGCTCCATCATGGCGCTCATAGTGTCAGCCCTAGAGGATGCTTACATTCCTGAACATGTTTCTTTCCCCGTTAGCAGCCCCTGCAGCAGCGGGAATATATACCGGGCGGCCCGCTTCCTGTGGTCGGTGACGCACCTGccgtgggtggtggtgagagtgctgACACGGGGGGACGCCTCCTCTCTCCACGGCTGTAGGCTGGCCGGCTCAAAGCTCCTTGCCTGGTCTCCGCCTATCTCCCTCGCAGCACTCAAGAAAGGCCGGGCCCTCGCCGGAGTCTCCGTTAATGACCTCCTGCTGACAGGCTTGGCGGAGGCACTCTACAGGTactcacacagttcctctgcccTTTTCATGAAGCGCAGCTGATGTCCCAACAAATTTAAAGTACACTATCATTACTAATTGGTCCTCACTCCTCAGGCATTGCATGACctttacgggtttagtgctttcccacaTAATCCCCGTATATGACACCCCACAACCCCCATATACACGTAGTGACGCTTCGGGCCCCTTGCATGTATttttctgataaattagacacatgtgcaactcttgggtatctttattgaggaataaagatacccaagagttgcacatgtgtctaatttatcaacatgtcggttctgtgaaccattcatctacaatgtatTTTTCTATAGAGACATACCCACCTAATCTcaaattcttgttttccattcatTGTATCATCCATTCGGTTTCGGGCTTAAattcgaataataataataataagccggAAGTAATTGGGTCGCTATGGAATCCAAGAAAAGTATCCCCGCATTCCATAATAACCCCACACGTCGATACTTCATATCTCACAAAAGGAAGACTTCAGGGTGGCGATGAAAGTCTAATGAAgcaaaatatatacatacatgtatatatatatatatatatatatatatatatatatatatatatatatatacatatatatatatatatatatatacatttatatatatatatatatatatatgtcgtgcaaaatatgtaaaactggtcaattagaaagaactcattcaaaattaagtcctttctgaaattttctcttatacgtttaaagatatatttttagaaaacttacctaaccttattataaaatcaatttattttagcctaacccaacaaaatatattttaaatacgtttacaataatttagtactaaacaaacacaatcaaatatattttttccgttaggttcagaatgattttggcgaaattattgcatacacaaattttcacttgtcctatatggcaagatgagtgttgctatttaagccaagatggcaagttctgcctattcggcacgacatataaatatatatatattgtatatatatatatatatattatatatatatatatatatataatatatattgtatatatatatatatgtatatatatatataatatatattgtatatatatatatataatatatattgtatatatatatataatatatattgtatatatatatataatatatattgtatatatatatatataatatatattgtatatatatatatataatatatattgtatatatatatataatatatattgtatatatatatataatatatattgtatatatatatatatatataatatatattgtatatatatatataatatatattgtatatatatataatatatattgtatatatatata
This genomic window contains:
- the LOC138851539 gene encoding uncharacterized protein gives rise to the protein MGLNGLCWWVAAVSQSVVGLAVVVLLLPLVVPVLMVLWTWRCLVLLMVQAIYGGGVYVASGMEALFTLDSCSARAVISGVAVLRGKISVAAVRKFLAERITDARDDRGRFRHPNFRQVVEKRCGVVVWIPENNFHVDKHVSELQLDCRPRLLQDEDDLLSEMSARTNLPFPRGLARWEVLVAPLKRFGTDKENIGEWQHTAVIVRLHHAHGDGRSIMALIVSALEDAYIPEHVSFPVSSPCSSGNIYRAARFLWSVTHLPWVVVRVLTRGDASSLHGCRLAGSKLLAWSPPISLAALKKGRALAGVSVNDLLLTGLAEALYRYSHSSSALFMKRS